One region of Flavobacterium pisciphilum genomic DNA includes:
- a CDS encoding AraC family transcriptional regulator has product MARENIYQSLEAYYEKVDKCPLNGRQFNFFELVYVISGTGNHTVNENKFPYFVGDLFLITPNDCHGFELESTSEFMVVRFGESYIREYQWKSIDHIECLLYYASHLSGSILVNNDDKQMVTLLMQNLRQATAQQTMYNEDLIIHLVNAIIVIAARNIAVIKPQNISPNADIRILQILDYIQEYIRRPELLKVAVIAEKFGLSPTYLGSYFRKQCNESIQEYISSNRIRLIEHRLRFSDKRIHEIADEFGFADESHINKFFKRHKELSLKAYRVGLSN; this is encoded by the coding sequence ATGGCAAGAGAAAATATTTATCAATCGCTTGAAGCATACTACGAAAAAGTAGATAAATGCCCTTTAAATGGTAGGCAGTTCAATTTCTTTGAACTCGTTTACGTTATATCTGGCACTGGGAATCACACTGTCAATGAAAACAAGTTTCCCTATTTTGTAGGAGATTTGTTTTTAATAACTCCAAATGACTGCCATGGATTTGAATTAGAAAGTACCAGCGAGTTTATGGTGGTACGGTTTGGTGAAAGTTATATTAGAGAATATCAATGGAAGAGCATCGATCACATAGAATGTCTTTTATATTATGCATCACATTTGTCAGGTTCAATACTTGTAAACAACGATGACAAGCAAATGGTTACTTTGCTGATGCAAAATCTACGACAGGCTACAGCACAGCAAACAATGTACAACGAAGACCTTATAATTCATTTGGTCAACGCAATTATTGTTATTGCTGCGAGAAACATAGCCGTAATTAAACCACAAAACATTTCTCCCAATGCAGATATTCGCATATTACAGATATTAGATTATATCCAAGAATACATACGCAGGCCCGAATTATTAAAAGTTGCCGTAATTGCTGAAAAATTTGGTTTGTCGCCAACTTATCTCGGGAGTTATTTTCGCAAACAATGCAACGAATCAATACAAGAATATATTTCATCAAACCGTATTCGACTTATAGAACATCGATTACGCTTCAGCGACAAAAGAATTCATGAAATAGCAGATGAATTTGGATTTGCAGATGAAAGCCATATCAATAAGTTTTTTAAACGCCACAAAGAGCTTAGCCTTAAAGCTTATAGAGTTGGATTAAGCAATTGA
- a CDS encoding glycoside hydrolase family 27 protein → MKYLKVKNWFLMSVAAFCMQLNAQKLDSLVLTPPMGWNSWNTFHTDINEKMVMETADILVSSGMKDAGYIYLVLDDGWMAMERDNQGNLVPDPKKFPRGIKAVADYVHSKGLKFGMYNCAGTLTCQKYPGTRGYEYQDARNYAAWDVDFLKYDWCYATGINAKEAYTTMSNALKKTGRPIVFSICEWGVNKPWEWGEGVGQLWRTTEDIYQIFDSVHDEGTWNSLSVMHIADLQSNLRKYSGPGHWNDPDMLEVGNGMTYNEDKAHFSLWSMMAAPLIAGNDIRKMSKQTLEILTNKEVLDVDQDPLGIQGFRYLDKDGLQVWCKPLKNGDWAICFINRKTESKSINFDWNKENIVDTVFKHTLDNKSVYNLFDVWRKKQTGTTAKTLKETIEPHGVLMYRLSKA, encoded by the coding sequence ATGAAATATTTAAAAGTAAAGAATTGGTTCTTAATGAGTGTTGCTGCTTTTTGTATGCAACTTAATGCACAGAAACTTGATAGTTTAGTGTTAACACCTCCTATGGGATGGAATAGCTGGAATACTTTTCATACTGATATAAACGAAAAAATGGTGATGGAAACGGCAGATATTTTAGTTTCATCTGGGATGAAAGATGCGGGTTATATTTATTTAGTACTTGATGATGGATGGATGGCAATGGAAAGAGACAATCAAGGCAATTTAGTGCCTGATCCAAAAAAGTTTCCTCGTGGTATAAAAGCAGTTGCAGATTATGTTCATTCTAAAGGGTTAAAATTTGGGATGTATAATTGTGCCGGAACTCTAACCTGTCAAAAATACCCAGGAACACGTGGATATGAATATCAAGATGCAAGAAATTATGCTGCTTGGGATGTTGATTTTCTAAAATACGATTGGTGTTATGCTACAGGAATTAATGCCAAAGAAGCGTATACAACTATGAGTAATGCTCTTAAGAAAACGGGAAGACCAATTGTGTTTAGTATATGTGAATGGGGAGTAAACAAACCTTGGGAATGGGGTGAAGGAGTTGGACAATTATGGCGTACTACCGAAGATATCTACCAAATTTTTGATTCGGTACATGATGAAGGAACTTGGAATTCTCTTAGTGTGATGCATATTGCAGATTTGCAGTCTAATCTTCGTAAATATTCAGGTCCTGGGCATTGGAATGATCCAGATATGCTTGAAGTGGGTAATGGTATGACCTATAATGAAGATAAAGCGCATTTTTCTCTTTGGAGCATGATGGCTGCGCCATTAATTGCAGGGAATGATATTCGAAAGATGTCAAAACAAACTTTAGAAATCCTTACTAATAAAGAGGTACTTGATGTTGATCAAGATCCACTAGGAATACAAGGATTTCGATACCTTGATAAGGATGGATTGCAAGTGTGGTGTAAGCCACTTAAGAATGGAGATTGGGCAATTTGTTTTATAAACCGTAAAACCGAATCAAAGTCTATTAATTTCGATTGGAATAAAGAAAATATTGTTGATACCGTTTTTAAACACACTCTAGATAATAAGAGTGTATATAACTTATTTGATGTTTGGCGTAAAAAACAAACTGGTACAACGGCAAAAACACTAAAAGAAACCATAGAACCTCATGGTGTATTGATGTATCGATTAAGCAAAGCATAA
- a CDS encoding Lrp/AsnC family transcriptional regulator, whose amino-acid sequence MEELSKQEIELLRILQKNSRFDITDLTEKLNMSRTSVYDRIKKLENEGYIDEYVAIINPKKVGLNFTVIINVSLISQRLEFVEEFSKQVAELDEVVEGYVTGGIFDYVLKVVVKDPEAFNDFIVKKLSIIPNISKVQSSFVMSYIKQSTALHF is encoded by the coding sequence ATGGAAGAATTAAGCAAACAGGAAATTGAGTTACTAAGAATCCTTCAGAAAAATTCTAGATTTGATATTACTGATCTTACTGAAAAACTAAATATGTCAAGAACGTCTGTTTATGACAGAATAAAAAAGTTAGAAAATGAGGGGTATATTGATGAATATGTAGCTATTATTAATCCTAAAAAAGTGGGACTTAACTTTACAGTAATTATCAATGTTTCGTTAATTAGTCAGCGACTTGAATTTGTAGAAGAGTTTTCGAAACAAGTAGCCGAATTAGATGAAGTTGTCGAAGGATATGTAACAGGAGGAATTTTTGATTATGTCCTAAAAGTGGTTGTGAAAGACCCTGAAGCATTTAATGATTTTATAGTAAAAAAACTTTCTATAATCCCTAATATAAGTAAGGTACAAAGCTCATTTGTTATGAGTTATATTAAACAATCAACAGCTTTACATTTTTAA
- a CDS encoding EamA family transporter, with the protein MNKYIIIVALGALSFGMLSSFAKIAYGQGYSPGEITFVQALLGTLILWSITIFRNLKKGLYKLSINWKILFAGTTMGASAYTYYLSVSYIPASLAIVLLMQITWISILVEWLFFKKKPNSIEIVSALFIILGTVLAGNLLDLNGNTISFKGVFLSLLAALLYTLYVVFTSKLGKETPMFEKSALMTSGSAIIIFLINIQSITTSTHIDAGLFQWGIFLAIFGTVIPPICFTVGMPKIGAGLSSVLLTLELPAAVFCAHIILGEKITFLQITGIAIMLSAIIYLNLAKAKKKKQATSSLIA; encoded by the coding sequence ATGAATAAATATATAATAATAGTTGCCTTGGGAGCATTAAGCTTTGGAATGCTTTCCTCATTTGCAAAAATTGCATACGGACAAGGATATTCTCCAGGCGAGATTACTTTTGTACAGGCATTACTAGGTACATTGATTTTATGGTCTATTACAATTTTCAGAAATTTAAAAAAGGGATTATATAAATTATCCATTAATTGGAAAATACTTTTCGCTGGTACTACAATGGGGGCTTCAGCCTATACTTATTATCTTTCTGTATCCTATATTCCAGCTTCACTAGCTATTGTTTTATTAATGCAGATTACATGGATTAGTATTCTCGTTGAGTGGTTATTTTTCAAAAAGAAACCGAATTCAATAGAAATCGTATCCGCACTTTTTATAATTTTAGGTACCGTTTTAGCAGGAAATCTTTTAGATCTAAATGGTAATACTATTTCTTTTAAGGGAGTTTTCCTAAGTTTGTTGGCAGCGTTACTTTATACGCTTTATGTTGTTTTTACCAGTAAACTAGGTAAAGAAACACCAATGTTTGAAAAGAGTGCCTTAATGACAAGCGGATCAGCAATCATTATATTTTTAATTAATATTCAATCTATTACAACAAGCACTCATATTGATGCAGGCTTGTTTCAATGGGGTATCTTTTTGGCTATTTTTGGAACTGTGATTCCGCCTATTTGTTTTACTGTTGGTATGCCAAAAATCGGAGCTGGATTGAGCTCTGTATTATTAACATTAGAATTACCAGCAGCAGTGTTTTGTGCGCACATTATTCTAGGAGAGAAAATTACTTTTTTACAGATAACAGGTATTGCAATAATGCTAAGTGCAATTATCTATCTTAATTTGGCTAAAGCGAAAAAAAAGAAACAAGCAACAAGTAGTTTAATCGCATAA
- a CDS encoding alpha/beta fold hydrolase, with product MLLSINGKNLYAEYKNDLKNHPTLIFLHDSLGCTELWRDFPEKIAKAVQCNLLVYDRLGYGKSESMPTANRSVNYLEQEADILNDLLENLEINNAILFGHSDGGSIALIAASKYPNRIKAIVCEAAHIFVEDVTLEGIHKAIEAYATTNLPQRLQKYHGDKTEMIFNAWTKTWIRDDFRTWNIEYLLPKICCPLLFIQGENDEYGSLEQVSKTIDLVSGKSEKYIIPNVSHTPHKEVPEMVINKTIEFIKMCL from the coding sequence ATGTTACTAAGTATAAACGGAAAGAATCTCTATGCTGAATATAAAAATGATCTAAAAAATCATCCTACCCTTATTTTTCTACATGACTCTTTAGGATGTACTGAACTTTGGAGGGATTTTCCTGAAAAAATTGCTAAAGCAGTTCAATGCAATTTATTAGTTTATGATCGTTTAGGTTACGGAAAATCTGAATCTATGCCTACAGCTAATAGATCAGTAAATTATCTTGAACAAGAAGCTGACATATTGAATGATTTACTAGAAAATTTAGAAATTAATAACGCTATTTTGTTTGGGCACAGTGATGGTGGATCTATAGCCTTAATTGCAGCTAGTAAATACCCAAATCGGATTAAAGCGATAGTATGTGAAGCAGCCCATATTTTTGTGGAAGATGTGACCTTAGAAGGGATTCATAAAGCTATTGAGGCTTACGCTACCACTAATCTTCCTCAAAGATTACAAAAATATCATGGAGATAAAACAGAAATGATTTTTAATGCGTGGACTAAAACATGGATTAGGGATGATTTCAGAACTTGGAACATCGAATATTTATTACCTAAAATTTGTTGTCCCCTTTTGTTTATTCAAGGAGAAAATGATGAATACGGCTCATTAGAACAAGTAAGCAAAACTATAGATTTAGTAAGTGGAAAATCTGAAAAATATATTATCCCGAATGTTTCCCATACCCCACATAAAGAAGTTCCAGAAATGGTAATCAACAAGACTATTGAATTTATCAAAATGTGTTTATAA
- a CDS encoding SMI1/KNR4 family protein, translated as MDFTEFFEKVTEIKSKQPIWFGLESDAIATDEEINHAEMSLSVLFPNEYKQFVKTFGGGYFAFTTVYSVDQNSEWDIILKNKNCELIKSHNFLAFSDNHSGDYYGFKTSFGLCDSKIYFYDHETQQIKKTDFKNIFEFILKIGLQAN; from the coding sequence ATGGACTTTACCGAGTTTTTTGAAAAAGTAACAGAGATTAAAAGCAAACAACCTATATGGTTTGGTTTAGAATCTGATGCTATTGCTACTGACGAAGAAATAAATCATGCTGAAATGAGCCTTTCTGTATTATTCCCAAATGAATACAAACAGTTCGTTAAAACTTTTGGAGGTGGTTATTTTGCATTTACTACTGTTTATTCTGTTGACCAAAATAGTGAATGGGACATCATTTTAAAAAATAAAAATTGTGAATTAATAAAGTCACATAACTTTCTTGCTTTTTCTGATAATCACTCAGGAGATTATTATGGCTTTAAGACTAGCTTTGGACTATGTGATTCTAAAATTTATTTTTATGATCATGAAACACAACAAATAAAAAAAACCGATTTTAAAAATATCTTTGAGTTTATATTAAAAATTGGTCTTCAAGCAAATTAA
- a CDS encoding exopolyphosphatase — protein sequence MLKKNKSQILILIFLNLFFSINSFSQKNVYAGIEIGRRTIKVTVVEVNNIKKADYKIVHYVAEEGLSFAKNITAYGELTQEDINKASSIVYNHLSQIRVKYNISEDNIFLVASSVFASARNLNVLKSRIASLANKDLDVININEETRILVKGSIPPVDYPNAILLDIGAANTKGGYIDEIGDNRLEFMPLELDFGTMTLTDAVKKTVVNQKEASNMTVYQEKSFDYNPVLRKKVKEMLDSNPLLLKKEKIYLSGGAVWAFTTLYFNEYTKDHYVPFNLEDIMNYDAVLKNNFNKYSNLSKTDKEAARVLNIYDQKYLISANNILLTFVEGIPNLEKKKIYFVKEGPIAWLISYIADRSKKINTNF from the coding sequence ATGCTTAAAAAAAACAAATCCCAAATTTTAATTTTAATTTTTTTAAATTTATTTTTTTCCATTAATTCATTTTCTCAAAAAAACGTTTATGCCGGAATTGAAATCGGGCGTCGAACAATAAAAGTTACCGTTGTAGAGGTGAATAACATAAAGAAAGCTGATTATAAAATTGTTCACTACGTAGCCGAAGAGGGACTTAGTTTTGCCAAAAACATTACTGCTTATGGCGAGCTTACTCAGGAAGACATAAACAAAGCTAGTAGCATTGTTTATAATCATTTGTCACAAATTAGAGTGAAATACAATATTAGTGAAGATAATATTTTTTTAGTTGCTTCTTCAGTTTTTGCATCTGCTCGCAATCTTAATGTTTTAAAAAGTAGAATTGCTTCTCTAGCTAACAAAGATCTTGACGTTATCAATATCAACGAAGAAACTAGAATATTAGTTAAGGGGTCTATACCGCCAGTTGATTATCCTAATGCTATATTGCTTGATATAGGTGCTGCAAATACTAAAGGTGGATACATAGATGAAATTGGGGATAATAGATTAGAGTTTATGCCTTTGGAGCTTGATTTCGGTACAATGACACTTACTGATGCAGTGAAAAAAACTGTAGTAAATCAAAAAGAAGCTAGTAATATGACGGTTTATCAAGAGAAATCTTTTGATTATAACCCTGTTCTACGTAAGAAGGTGAAAGAAATGTTAGACTCAAATCCTCTTTTATTAAAGAAAGAAAAGATTTATCTATCTGGAGGTGCTGTTTGGGCGTTTACAACTCTATACTTTAATGAATACACTAAAGATCATTATGTTCCTTTTAATTTAGAAGATATTATGAACTATGATGCAGTCTTGAAGAATAACTTCAACAAGTATAGCAATCTTTCTAAAACGGATAAAGAAGCAGCTAGAGTTTTGAATATATACGATCAAAAATACTTAATTTCTGCAAACAACATATTATTAACTTTTGTAGAGGGTATTCCAAACTTAGAGAAAAAGAAAATATACTTTGTAAAAGAAGGACCAATAGCTTGGCTTATCTCATACATTGCTGACCGTTCTAAAAAGATAAATACTAACTTTTAA
- a CDS encoding PQQ-binding-like beta-propeller repeat protein: MKRKLITILFVFTVINIFGQISTVSQPDKTNSSNNELALNEMVTNKVINPLKKAPLNKESILIYDYDGSIFSFDFETEDINWTAKATDSNTEMCANKVTLHDGVVYVPFINGEIFAIDNLSGDVFWKSRLGNITDQIILKDQAPIINDGKLYITAQNQNQSSTIYALNIKDGSLLWSHKLDSPNNDIPVLSFDNKIFTQSASNIYSFEANTGKILNQKSFEHAMNGKPVTDGENVFIANEKDMLFALSPNKLDVLWQFKLDENQYNIKERILCKDKILYFAAPGSKVSSVYSVDSKTGTKIWKTDFEGDNVEYITEDNDFIWGYTRKGKLFKLDLANGEIVFQIKLTTLPVSNIEFPDDDDNLLYYYCDAGLIQFSLKEKEENVYYMRTSLKDDIYSAYLKLIR; the protein is encoded by the coding sequence ATGAAAAGAAAACTAATAACTATTTTATTTGTATTTACTGTTATAAACATATTTGGGCAAATTTCAACGGTGTCACAACCTGATAAAACAAATTCTTCTAACAATGAATTGGCTCTTAATGAAATGGTCACTAATAAGGTTATAAATCCGCTTAAAAAAGCTCCGTTAAATAAAGAATCAATCTTAATTTATGATTATGATGGCTCCATTTTTTCATTTGATTTTGAAACTGAAGATATTAATTGGACCGCAAAAGCCACAGATTCTAATACTGAAATGTGCGCAAATAAAGTAACATTACATGATGGGGTAGTATACGTTCCATTTATAAACGGTGAAATTTTTGCAATAGACAACCTAAGCGGTGATGTTTTTTGGAAGTCAAGGTTAGGTAATATTACAGATCAAATTATTCTAAAAGATCAAGCTCCAATCATAAATGATGGGAAGCTGTACATAACTGCTCAAAATCAAAATCAAAGCAGTACTATATATGCACTTAATATAAAAGATGGTAGCTTATTATGGAGTCACAAGCTGGATTCTCCAAATAACGATATTCCAGTACTCTCTTTTGATAATAAAATTTTTACCCAAAGCGCGTCGAATATCTATAGTTTTGAAGCGAATACAGGAAAAATTCTTAACCAAAAAAGTTTTGAGCATGCCATGAATGGAAAACCAGTAACAGATGGTGAAAATGTATTTATAGCAAATGAAAAAGATATGCTTTTTGCTTTAAGTCCTAATAAACTAGATGTTTTATGGCAATTTAAATTAGATGAAAATCAATACAATATTAAGGAACGCATATTGTGTAAAGACAAGATACTGTATTTTGCAGCACCAGGCTCTAAAGTTTCTTCTGTATACTCTGTTGATTCAAAAACAGGAACTAAGATATGGAAAACTGATTTTGAAGGGGATAATGTTGAATACATTACTGAGGATAATGATTTTATCTGGGGGTATACTCGTAAAGGAAAACTTTTTAAGCTAGACTTAGCAAATGGTGAAATTGTATTCCAAATAAAATTAACAACCTTACCTGTTTCAAATATTGAATTTCCTGATGACGATGATAACTTGTTGTATTACTATTGTGATGCTGGTTTAATTCAATTTAGTTTAAAAGAAAAAGAAGAAAATGTATATTATATGCGAACTTCACTTAAGGATGATATCTATAGCGCATATCTAAAATTAATTCGATAA
- the tssD gene encoding type VI secretion system tube protein TssD, which yields MAFKAILEFEGNEYQVLFSKVDMLRHTDGKGAVSSEIKGGRLNVRVKSTDNTTVIEQAVNSQHKPVSGKVKYFKADSEQVMKELSFENAFIVFFSEQLDALAETPMVTEITFSAEKITLGNATLDNNWAKI from the coding sequence ATGGCATTTAAAGCAATTTTAGAATTCGAAGGAAACGAGTACCAGGTATTATTTTCAAAAGTAGATATGTTAAGACATACTGATGGTAAAGGAGCTGTTTCATCTGAGATTAAAGGAGGTAGATTAAACGTAAGAGTTAAATCTACAGACAACACTACCGTTATTGAACAAGCAGTAAACAGCCAGCACAAGCCAGTAAGCGGAAAAGTAAAGTATTTTAAAGCTGATTCAGAGCAAGTAATGAAAGAACTTTCTTTTGAAAATGCATTCATTGTATTCTTTAGTGAGCAATTAGATGCTTTGGCAGAAACTCCAATGGTAACTGAGATCACTTTCTCTGCTGAGAAAATTACATTAGGTAATGCAACATTAGATAACAATTGGGCTAAAATTTAA